DNA from Paraburkholderia sp. PGU19:
GGGCGGCACATGAATGTCGCGTGATAACCGTTGCGCTGACAGATCTGCTTGACCGCGCTGCGAAACAGAATCATGTCGTCGGCACTCTTGATGCCTCGGGTCGGCGCGAACGTGAACTCGAACTGGCTCGGACCGTATTCGACTTCGAGCGAGCGCACAGGCAACGCGAGCCCGTCGATGCCGCGCCTGAGCATTTCCATCACGTTATCGACGGCGTCGTAGCGCAGTTCCGTCAGATACTGATAACCGTGCGACAGCAGCTCGACATCGGGCGGAATGCCTGGCTGGCCCGAATGCTCGGGCTTCATGTTCGTATCAGTGACCTTGAAGACATGAAACTCGACTTCGAGACCGGACACGAATTCGAACCCATGATTGCCGAGCTGTTCGAGCGCATGGCGAAACAGATGGCGCGTGCCGAACGGCACGGGCCTGCCGTTCGGAAAGTACACGTCGCACAGCACCCAGCCCGTATGCGGCGCCCACGGCAGAACGCGGAAGGTTTCGGGATCGGCGACCATCAAGGTATCACAGGCGCCCTGCATTTCAGGCATGTCGAAGCCGCCGCCTGCCGTGAACACGGGGAACACCGTGCGGTGCGACGTATCTTTGGCGAGCAGCGTGCTCGTCAGCGTGACGCCGGACTTGAATGCGCTGATCGCCTCGTCGACGACGAGCGTCTTGCCGCGCAGCAGTCCGTGCTGATCGGGAAACGAAAAACGGACCACTTGCACGTCGCTCTTTTTGAGCCGTTCGAGCAGCTCGGCGTACGCAGCGTGCTGGGCGTCCGTCCACAAACCATGGTTTTCAACAAAAGACATCGTGCTTCACGCGGCAGTTGAACGGCCGCGCGCTCCATTGTGATTGCGGAAACCGTCCTCAAGCCTTCGGCGCGGGCCACGGCGCGGCATCGCGACGTTTGACGTCGGATGCCTTCCAGTAGTCGTCCCAGCCGTCGGCGGGCCCGATGCCGTCGATCGATGCCGGTCCCGTCAGATGCGCCGCCTGCTGTTCGTCGATCATCATCAGCGTCTTCTCGCCGGCGCGCGTCTTCTCGATCGCATCGACGAGCAGACGACGGTAGGCGATGATGCCCTTGTCGGTCGTGCCCAGATGCTCGCGCGTGCGGTCCTGGATCGCGCCCTGCGATTCGACGGCCCACTGGTCGTGGACATTGATGTCGAAGCCCATGCCCGTGTAGGTCTGGGTCTGTTGCTCGTCGATATCGAAGCCGTAGTGGTTGCGTTTGTTCTTGCGCGATGTGTAGTCGGGCAGCTCATACAGTTCGAGCCGTTGCGCGCGCATCTGCGCCTTGTCGGTCGGCGCGCCGAAGCTCGTGAAGATCGAGTACCAGTAACAGTTCTCGTCGTCGACGGGCACGTGCCATTGCGTGATCGTCATCTCCGCGCTCATCGGAATCACGAACGCCTGCGGAAACACGACGTTGGTCACGCGCACGTGCGTCTGGGTGTCGTCGAGTGGACGCTTCGCGATCAGCCGAAGCCCATAGTCGGCCGGACTGACGAGAATCTCGGGCGACTCGTATTCGCGCAGCACCTTCGTGATCGGCATATCCGAATCCGCTGACGCGCCGCGAAACTGCTTGCCGTAGCTGTCGCTCACGTCCTCGTCTTCGAAGAAGCGATGCAGGAACGATGCGTGGGCGGGATCGATGCCGACTTCGAGCGCCTGCAGCCAGTTGCATTCGAACAGCCCTTTGAAGGCGAACGTGTATTCGCCCGGCGCGGCGAAGCAGTCGAAGTTCGGAAACGCTGGCGGCTCGCCGCCGCCGATGTAGGCGAACAGGATGCCGCTGCGCTCGACCACGGGATACGCGCTCTGGCGGACCTTGTTGCAGAGCGTGCTGCCGATGGGTTCGCCGGGCGTCGACAGACAGCTTCCGTTGACATCGAAGAGCCAGCCGTGAAACGCGCAGCGCAGGCCGCCTGCCTCCAGACGGCCCGCCGCCAGATCCGCGCCGCGATGCGGGCAGTCGCGATCGAGCATGCCGTAGCGGCCCTGCTCGTCCTTGAATACGACGAAGTCCTGACCCATCAGCCGCACCGCGCGGACGGGGCGCTGCGCGGGCAACTCCTCCACGAGCGCCACGGGCTGCCAGTAGTTGCGCAGTAGCTGGCCGGCGGGTGTGCCTTTGCCGACGCGCGTGATTGTGTCGTTTTGCTGGGAACTCATCATGGCGTGTCTCCGGTTGACTTGAATGCATGAGGCGGGTTGCTGTATGCAATGACGCCTTCGATGAGCACGAAGAATAGAACTAAGAATTCATAAACTCAATCTCTGCATACACAACCCATCAGACGCGATCTCAAATTTTTCGTCAAAATCATCGGGAACAGCGACCCATATCGTTGATATATATATGTATTTTGTCGATCACTAGGACTTTCCCTGGAAAACACTCTCGAAGCCAGAAAATTACGATTCAGCGGCTATTGCATACAATGCAGAACATCCATTCATCTGCTTCCGCATTTTTCGGCCCCGCGTCACCTCGCATGCCCTACAATCAGACGCACGAAGTCCGCCGCGCCTAACCCGGCAAAGAGCACCGGAGAATGAAATGGAATCCCAGCAAGAACGTGTATTGGTGTATCTGCGCGACCTGATCCTGAAGGGCGAATTCGCCCCCGGCGAGCGCCTCGGCGAAGTCGCGCTCGCTGAGCGTCTGCAGGCATCGCGCACGCCCGTCCGGCTCGCGCTCACCACGCTCGAACAGGAAGGCCTGGTCGAACCGTCTCCGGCGGGCGGCTATGTGATGCGGCGCATCACCGCCGCGGAAATCGCCGATGCCATCGCGGTGCGCGGGCATCTCGAAGGCATGGCTGCGCGCCTCGTCGCCGAACATGGCGTGCCGCGCCAGTTGTCGAACGCGCTGAACGAATGTCTGCGCGGCGGCGACCGTCTGCTCGCGAAGTCCGAACTGGACCTCGACGACTACGCCGCGTACACGGACATGAATAGCCGGTTTCACAAGCTGATCGTCGAAGGCTCGGGCAACGCGGCGCTGATCCGCGCAATCGAGATGAACAACCGTCTGCCGTTTGCCGCCGCAAGCGCGATGTTGCCGATGCAATCCGCCATCGACGAAGGCCGTCAATGGCTTTTCATGGCGCATCAGCAGCATCACAGTCTCGTGCAGGCGATGGAACGCGGCGAAGGCACGCGCGCGCAGTCGCTGGCGACGGAGCACGTGCAGATCGCGCAACGAAATCTGACCTATGCGCTCGAACGTCCGGAGGTTTATCTGAAGCTCGCGCCTGCTTTGCAGCTTGTCGCGGAGGCGGTTTTATAAGCGCAGTGACGGTACGCGTGCCGACTGTATGGCGTTGCAACCCGCTTTAGAAGCTGGCTGGCAAATCCCATCTGCTGCAAGTTGAACTTGCAGCTTTTTCACCGCAGTCCGCGCTTCGCCTGTGTCATCATTGGCTCGACATTTTCAAAGCCGTGGAGACCGGTCGTAAATGAATTCGGATGCCTATATTGTCGACTCCATCATCCGATCGCGGAAAGCGGTTCGGGTCTTTCGTCCAGACGCAGTTTCGAAAGAGGACGTCATTGCCATTCTCGATGTCGCACGTACTGCGCCCAGCAATTCGAACACGCAACCGTGGCACGTTCACGTGCTGGGCGGCCAGATCAAACAGCAATTCAGCGCCGCGCTAGCGCGTGCTCACACGGATGAAACGCATCCGCCGCTGCAACACATGCCGGAACGTTTACCCGACTCATTCCGCTCGCGGCAGGAAGACTTCGGCGTGCGCTATTACGGCGCATTGGGCATCGACAAATCGGACGTCGATGCGCGTTCCCAGGCAACCGGCAGAAACTTCAATTTTTTCGGCGCCCCCGTCGGCATGATTTTCACGATCGATGCCAGCCTGAAGAAGCACAGCTGGCTCGACTATGGGCTGTTCCTTCAAACCGTCATGATCGCGGCTCGCTCTCGCGGACTCCATACGTGCCCGCAGGTCTCGTTCGCGCGTTACCAGTCAGTCATCGCCAGTCAACTTGCGCTTGAACCGGGCCACGAAGTGGTCTGCGGGATGTCTCTCGGCTACGCGGATGAGGATTCCATCGTGAACCGACTCCAGATGCCGCGTGAGTCGGTCGACCATTTCGCACAGTTCGTCGGACTCGACGAATAGCACTGACGCACGTATTGCAAGCACGCCCGCAAACGCGA
Protein-coding regions in this window:
- a CDS encoding GntR family transcriptional regulator, coding for MESQQERVLVYLRDLILKGEFAPGERLGEVALAERLQASRTPVRLALTTLEQEGLVEPSPAGGYVMRRITAAEIADAIAVRGHLEGMAARLVAEHGVPRQLSNALNECLRGGDRLLAKSELDLDDYAAYTDMNSRFHKLIVEGSGNAALIRAIEMNNRLPFAAASAMLPMQSAIDEGRQWLFMAHQQHHSLVQAMERGEGTRAQSLATEHVQIAQRNLTYALERPEVYLKLAPALQLVAEAVL
- a CDS encoding aromatic ring-hydroxylating dioxygenase subunit alpha, producing the protein MMSSQQNDTITRVGKGTPAGQLLRNYWQPVALVEELPAQRPVRAVRLMGQDFVVFKDEQGRYGMLDRDCPHRGADLAAGRLEAGGLRCAFHGWLFDVNGSCLSTPGEPIGSTLCNKVRQSAYPVVERSGILFAYIGGGEPPAFPNFDCFAAPGEYTFAFKGLFECNWLQALEVGIDPAHASFLHRFFEDEDVSDSYGKQFRGASADSDMPITKVLREYESPEILVSPADYGLRLIAKRPLDDTQTHVRVTNVVFPQAFVIPMSAEMTITQWHVPVDDENCYWYSIFTSFGAPTDKAQMRAQRLELYELPDYTSRKNKRNHYGFDIDEQQTQTYTGMGFDINVHDQWAVESQGAIQDRTREHLGTTDKGIIAYRRLLVDAIEKTRAGEKTLMMIDEQQAAHLTGPASIDGIGPADGWDDYWKASDVKRRDAAPWPAPKA
- a CDS encoding nitroreductase, whose translation is MNSDAYIVDSIIRSRKAVRVFRPDAVSKEDVIAILDVARTAPSNSNTQPWHVHVLGGQIKQQFSAALARAHTDETHPPLQHMPERLPDSFRSRQEDFGVRYYGALGIDKSDVDARSQATGRNFNFFGAPVGMIFTIDASLKKHSWLDYGLFLQTVMIAARSRGLHTCPQVSFARYQSVIASQLALEPGHEVVCGMSLGYADEDSIVNRLQMPRESVDHFAQFVGLDE
- a CDS encoding glutamine synthetase family protein translates to MSFVENHGLWTDAQHAAYAELLERLKKSDVQVVRFSFPDQHGLLRGKTLVVDEAISAFKSGVTLTSTLLAKDTSHRTVFPVFTAGGGFDMPEMQGACDTLMVADPETFRVLPWAPHTGWVLCDVYFPNGRPVPFGTRHLFRHALEQLGNHGFEFVSGLEVEFHVFKVTDTNMKPEHSGQPGIPPDVELLSHGYQYLTELRYDAVDNVMEMLRRGIDGLALPVRSLEVEYGPSQFEFTFAPTRGIKSADDMILFRSAVKQICQRNGYHATFMCRPRIPNVVSSGWHLHQSLVHRADGSNAFMPTNPDAPLSTVGQRYLAGLLAHAQGAAALSTPTINGYRRYRPYSNAPDRANWGCDNRGVMLRVLGGQNDPATRIENRVGEPAANPYLYFGSQVLSGLDGLRRKRELPPSADTPYETQADALPRTLSDAIAALHANESLREGFGSAFIDYFCKLKEAEINRFNLEVTEWEHREYFETF